The following are encoded together in the Anopheles nili chromosome 3, idAnoNiliSN_F5_01, whole genome shotgun sequence genome:
- the LOC128727361 gene encoding probable Ufm1-specific protease 1, with amino-acid sequence MASKNLLLNVHSNLEPPKPDGSTVLMRGNYQYYHYGCDGFQDMGWGCGYRTLQSICSWILENGSPDTSQPGEVPNIPTIQETLVAIKDKPERFFGSREWIGTLEAIYVIDTLFNVSCKVLHIARRDSIAKHADALRDYFEQYGGLIMMGGDMDAASKGIAGIHVSVDQDVYLLVVDPHFAGRIMTKEELYTKQYVKWQKVEDFVDSSFYNLCLPMVKSRELVA; translated from the exons ATGGCAAGCAAAAATCTGCTGCTGAACGTCCACAGCAACCTGGAACCTCCGAAACCAGACGGTAGTACCGTGCTAATGCGGGGAAATTACCAGTACTATCACTACGGGTGCGATGGATTCCAAGATATG GGTTGGGGTTGCGGTTATCGAACACTTCAGTCGATCTGTTCGTGGATCCTTGAGAACGGCTCCCCAGACACATCCCAGCCTGGTGAGGTCCCCAACATTCCCACCATCCAAGAGACGCTTGTTGCAATCAAAGACAAGCCGGAGCGGTTCTTCGGATCGCGCGAATGGATCGGGACGCTCGAGGCGATTTACGTCATCGACACCTTGTTCAACGTGTCTTGCAAAGTGTTGCACATAGCCCGCAGGGACAGCATCGCGAAACACGCGGACGCTTTGCGCGATTACTTCGAGCAATACGGCGGATTGATCATGATGGGTGGTGACATGGATGCAGCCTCGAAGGGAATCGCCGGGATCCATGTTAGTGTAGACCAAGATGTCTATCTCTTGGTGGTCGATCCGCACTTCGCTGGACGAATCATGACGAAGGAGGAGCTCTACACGAAGCAATACGTCAAATGGCAGAAAGTAGAGGACTTCGTCGATAGTTCCTTTTACAACCTGTGCCTGCCGATGGTAAAGAGCCGAGAGCTGGTGGCGTAG
- the LOC128727515 gene encoding oxysterol-binding protein-related protein 9 yields MESHGSVVTHLLSQVKIGMDLTKVVLPTFILERRSLLEMYADYFAHPDLFLRIADLKEPRERMIQVVRWYLSAYHAGRKSSVAKKPYNPILGEIFQCHWDIPEMLSNVEVEDGPVPWCRRDQLTFIAEQVSHHPPISAFYAEHHNKKISFAAHVWTKSKFLGLSIGVHNIGQGTVTLCDLNEEYIVTFPNGYGRSILTIPWIELGGTITITCPQTGYRADIDFITKPFYGGKKNRIQGEIYSPNDKKSFVSISGEWSGLMEYKFNDGSKPSKFETFVDVNSIPIFKKKVRPVAEQDEHESRKVWREVTAGLK; encoded by the exons ATGGAGTCGCATGGTTCGGTTGTTACACATCTACTATCGCAGGTGAAAATCGGCATGGACCTAACAAAAGTCGTCCTGCCGACGTTCATCCTCGAGCGCCGTTCACTGCTCGAGATGTATGCCGACTACTTTGCACATCCGGATCTGTTCTTGCGAATAGCGGATCTCAAGGAGCCGCGAGAGCGCATGATTCAGGTCGTACGGTGGTATTTGAGCGCGTATCATGCCGGTCGCAAAAGTTCTGTCGCGAAGAAACCGTATAATCCGATCCTTGGTGAAATTTTCCAGTGCCACTGGGACATTCCGGAGATGC TATCGAATGTGGAGGTTGAAGATGGACCCGTGCCGTGGTGTCGCAGGGATCAATTAACATTTATAGCTGAGCAGGTCTCACACCATCCCCCAA TATCAGCATTCTATGCCGAGCATCACAACAAGAAGATCAGCTTCGCAGCCCACGTCTGGACGAAGTCAAAATTTTTAGGGCTTTCGATAGGTGTGCACAACATCGGGCAGGGTACGGTTACGCTTTGTGATCTCAACGAAGAATACATCGTGACCTTCCCTAACGGATACGGAAG ATCCATCCTAACAATACCATGGATCGAGTTGGGCGGCACGATAACCATCACCTGCCCGCAGACGGGCTACCGTGCAGACATCGACTTCATCACAAAACCATTCTACGGTGGTAAAAAGAATAGAATACAGGGCGAG ATCTACTCACCGAACGATAAGAAATCGTTTGTCAGTATCAGCGGCGAATGGAGTGGCCTAATGGAGTACAAATTCAACGACGGTAGCAAACCTTCCAAGTTCGAAACGTTCGTCGACGTGAACAGCATACCGATTTTCAAGAAGAAGGTGCGTCCGGTCGCGGAACAGGACGAGCACGAATCGCGCAAGGTATGGCGCGAGGTTACAGCTGGTCTAAAGTAA